Genomic segment of Apium graveolens cultivar Ventura chromosome 7, ASM990537v1, whole genome shotgun sequence:
TTCTGCGTTGACAGATTTGACAACCATGTCGTCAATGTATACTTACATCGTCTGTCCTATTTGATCCTTGAACATTTTGTTGACGAGTCTTTGAAACGTGGCCCCTGCATTCCTTAGTCCAAAATGCATGGCTAGGTAACAATATATCCCCCTATCCGTGATGAAAACAGTCTTTTCGCAGTCAGATGGTTCCATTTGAATTTGATTGAAACCACTGGACGCGTCTAGGAATGTTAGCAACTCATGACCAGCTGTTGAGTCTACCATGGTGTCATTGTGAGGCAGTGGGTAAGGGTCCTTAGGACAAGTTTTGTTTAAATTCGTATAATCGACACAGACCCTCCATTTTCATTTTTTCTGGACTATGACGATATTCGCTAACCATTCAGGATATTCAACCTCTCTAATCATTCCAGCTTTCATGAGTCTTTCCACCTCGTCATTTATTATCTTATTTCTTTCTGCTGCAAACTTCCTTCATTTTTGTTATATGGTTGTGTAGTTGGGATCAACATTCAACTTGTGAGTGATGACAGTGAAATATATTCTTGTTATATCATCATGTTCCCATGCGAAAGTGTCTAACCTTGTAGTCAGGAAATTCACCAAGTTAGCTTCAGTTGTTGGGGAGAGGTCCTCGCCTATAAGTACCTTCCTGTCTCCCTTTTCCAAGTCAATTTCCGCCAAGCGCTCCGATCCAGTAATTGTAGCTATAGGCGTTTCATTCCCAAGGTGTCGAACGGTTGTTTTTAGACATATCATGTAACATTCTCGAGCCATGTTTTGATCCCCTCGTATTTCTTGAACCCTCCATGGTGTTGGGAATTTTAACACTTGGTGATATGTCGACAGGACTGCTTTCAAGTTATGGATCCAAGGTCGCCCCATGATTATGTTGTAACTTGAATCTACATCAATTATGCAGAATTTTTCTAAGAGATTAACTCCTTGTGCATATGTTGGCAATGTAATTTCTCCCAGTGTTCATTTTGTTTCACCACTAAATCCCACTAATGTTATCAAATTCTTAATCATGTCACTTTCAGCCAATCCCATTTATGTCAGAGTGCTTAGCATCATGATATTAGAGGCACTCCCATTGTCTACCAATATTCTTTTTATCAAGCAATTTCCCAAAGGTAGTTAGATAACTAGTATGTCTTGTTGCGATTCACGTATGTTTCTTTATCTGACTCGTCAAACAATAGAGAGGGCAGATTGTCGTTATCAACTCCCACTTGTGCAACCCGGCCGTCTGTCTCTTTGGATGCCCTCTTGACTTGCGAATATGTTGACCCACATATCTCTGATCCACCCGAAATGAAGTTAATCACCTTGTGATGTGGTGGGGGTGGAGGCTGTCTCTGTGGTGTTAAGTTACTTTTTCTAGGCGACAAGTCTTTCTTGACATAAGATGCTTTCTTTGACGTCATAAATACTGTGAGGTATCCTTTCTTGGTTAAAAACTGTAATTCCCTTCATAGAGCTACACAGTCGTAGGCCTTATGTCCGTAGTCTCCGTGATAATCACACGATAGCTTGGAATCTGGGTTTGCTTTAGGCTTGTTACTCTTCACCGGCCATTTGACCACATCTCCCAACTTAGTGAATTCTTTCATCATGGCTGAAGGCGTTATCGTGAAACCATAACTGTCGTAGGTTGGTGGTAAGTTGGGGTCCTTTCTCCAATCATCGTGTTCTTCTCTCTTCCAATCATTACGTTCTCGTGTTGAGTTTACATATACTTCGTCTTTGGGGGGCCTAGAGTAGGGCTTGTATTCCCTAGACCTTGGCGTCGCGATCTTCCTGGATGGCTGATAGTATTTCTCGCCATTTTCCATTATGTCCTCTTCCAACCTTACTTGTGCCATTGCTTTGCCTTGTACATCATCCATTATTCGATATGGGTACTTTGTTAATTTTTCGTAAAGTGGGGATTCCCGTTCTAACCCCCTTCTAAATGCTTCAATAGCCGTAGGGACGTCATAGTTGATAATGGTCATTTTCTCCCTGTTGAACCGTGTTAGATAATCGCGTAAAGGTTCTTTGTTTCGCTGCACAATTTTGTACAAGTCACTTGTGGTTTTTTCAAACACCCTGCTATTAGCAAATTACATGTTGAATGAATCTACCATATTGGCAAATGTCTTAATACTCCCATGTGGGAGATTTACGAACCATTGCAGGGATGGTCCCGACAGCGTAGAACCAAATCCTTTGCACATACAAGCCTCTTTCAAATCACTCGTAATCGGGACTGTAAACATTTGTTGCTTGAATTGTGCAATATGTTCTAGTGGATCGCTAGTTCCATCGTATGACCGCATCTGTGGTACCGTGAAGCGTTTTGGTATTTCTACAAGGGCTATGTTGTCGTGAAAGGGTGAGTCGGTGTAACTTGTGGGAGTCGCTTTTTCTAATGGCTTTGGGATACCAGGGATCATCTCCATTAAGTCTCGTACCTCTTTTAGTTCTCTCTTGAATTCTTCAGCAATTTGGTTCCGAGATCTCGTACTTCTGTGATGGGACCTCCTTCAGTGTCTCCTTGTCGATCGTCACGATCATCATACCGTTGCTCATCATATATTTTTTCCATGTCCGCGTCGTTATTTGGCACATCCTCCATATCCTCTATCTCAATGTGAGTATCTTCTTCGTTTGTAGGTACTTCATGTTGATCACATTCCTCTCTGTCGTCCATATCTAAATGTCTGACCACACTTGGGATCGTCTTCTTCGTCGCAGTTTTAGTCCTTGACTTGGCCGTGGTTAGTTCCTTCTTTAGTGTTTCATTTTCGGATCGCATCTTCTCCATTTCGTCTTGTAGTTTCTTCAACATTGCTGCCATTTCTCTGTGGTTCTCAGCTTCAGCTCCTTAATTAGTAAATCGTTCATCCACGTTATCGTTTGCCATCGTAGCGTAACAACCAAATTCTTAGCaagtttcccacagacggcgccaattgTTTTTACCGAATTATGTAGGTTAAATGTTGATTCTGGTTGATTTATTTGACTAAAGCGTTAATGtgtttttaagaaaaataaatgtAAATGATACCAAGAATTGTTTACGCGGAAAACCCGTAAATGGGAAAAATCACGGGTGGAATTGATTACCCAACCTCAATAGAAACCTCCACTAATATTTGATCAAAGTTACGTCAAGTAAAATACATATTTTTTCATGTTCTAGTCTAGTGTATTTCTTTGTTGTCTTCGTTGCCCCTTCTGTTGATTCTCATCACCCTTTATGTCCTCCAATCCGTTGCTATTTTCCTGGCCCTTCCTTCTCATCCCTTGTTTTTCTCCCCCTTCAAGCTTCCTTCCTTATCCCCCTTTTTCTAACGTTTTTCGTTATGGCTGCATACTTCACCCAATTTTGTAGCTCACGTGCCTACAAACTCGGTTTGTTACTGACTTAGTCCACTATTCCGCATTGCATGTTGCCTTCTCATCTTATCTTGTCATGAATACGTTTCACTTCTTCCCGTCTCGTCATGTCGTCAACCGAGTTGTCATCTTTGTTGATAACGTCATGTCAAGGTAAAAATCCGGGTATAACAGGTAGCATAGTTCATCTTCTTCCCTCTCACATCTCAGCCATGCATAAACTGTTGCAGCAAATTTGGTTATAATCAACTAAAACCAACGtgtaaaaaaattattaaacGGAGGTGAAATAAATTTAACAGAAAAGAAAATAATATGcatataaattataataatgCAACAACAATATGTTCTGGATTTTATTTCAAGAGCATGTGATCAAAGTGATAAAAAAAACCTGGAGAAGGTCCTCTGACAATCTCAAAGAAAGTACAGAATTGAGGTGCAAGTTCTTGAATGGTAAAGCGTTTGGACATTGATATAGTTTGGCTCAAGCTTTTCCAACGTTTTCACAAGGTTTGGTAACCATATTTAAATATAGAACAGTCTATCAACTACAACCCCGGAACACTACATCTTGTGTAAAATGGAAGGTAGTGATAAGTTATCTATCTTTAAATAAGAAGTACTAATACCTCCCGTGAACAGCTAGGGCAGAAACTCCCGTTTTTTCTATTCTCCGTGCCAATTCTACTGTATCATTGGATGATTTTAGTAGTCGAATCTTGCATGTAACTGGTATGTCTAAATTCCTCTTTAATGTAGTCAGTATCGGCATTAGAAAACAATATACGAAGGAAAAAAGAAAAGATCAACTAGAAAAATCAATGAGCGAGGAAGAAAGAAAGAAGTTGAAACAGAAAACAAATGCACACATTATGAATGAGCTCTGGTTTAGTTAAAAGTGCAGCACCCATTCCTCCGCTGATAGAGAATGACTTGGGACATCTTTACACCTGAAACAGAAAGAAGGGTCATTATTGATCTTCTCTGTTTTCAACTATATTCACTGGTCGTATAAGAAATCACTAAGACATCAATCCCCTTCGGGTTTAGACGAGGATAAGCAGTATTTTAACCAATTGCttgatattttataattaattgtAGTTCCAAAATAGTGATAAAATACTCCATATACACCTTTGATCACACAGATTTCATTTATCAAGTTAAAACATTATTTAAGATTATCTCATCTTTCAACCTATGTAGTGTATCGTGTTTTGTTAACAGGTTATGTGCAATTGTGCATCACTACAACTCCAATCTTCCGAAGCTCCAACATCTAAAGAATCAAAGCTACATAAATATACCTAATTACACATACACAATAGCAATTAGGGGTGTTCACGGATTGGTTTGGTCTGAATTCTTATTTTTTTCGAACCGAATCATTAAGAACGATTTTTTGAAATTCAAAACCAAAGCAGACCAATTAAATGCCGAGACCAAACCAAATCAGACCATAAAATAACGGATTGGTTCGGTTCCAAACCACAGTTTGAGCTTAATCATTTACTTTGTTTCGTTTATATTAAACTTACAACCAAACGGTTATTTAAGtcaatataatataaaatttattatatattacatataagtgtgtgatatatatatttacaaataTTTGGTTTACATATGACTTTCAtatactttaatttaatttaaataatattaagtaTATGAAGTAGAGTATAACTACGACATATTAACAATTAACTAAGTTTTAATTTAAAAAGTAATTTGatgtttttaatataatatacaCTCACACACACAAAACCATAATTTATAATCATAACTCATATGTATATACTAGAATttctatatataattatataacgGTCCGGTTTGGTTTAAACGGTTTTAATTTATTGGAAACAATAACCAAACCATTTATGCGTAAACGGTCCGGTTAACTGAACCATTAAAAACGGTTTTAGCGGTTTCAGTTTTTCTTGGTTCAGATTGACATAGTCCGGTCCGGATTCACGATTTAACGGATTTTTTGAACACCCCTAATAACAATACCAGTAGAAAGAAAAATGCGAGAAAATACCATTAACACGACACTTAATAAGTTTATGATCAATAATCTCCTCCCCATCTGCACCATTTTCAGCAGACAATAACCTAAACGGCAACGTACCCTGATACAATCACCAAAACCATTCAACTCAAAATAATTAGTACTGTTAATTTCAATTTGTTGCCCAGATATTACATAATCACATACATAtacttatttttttaatttacaaatatttatgaaataaacTTACAACTCGGACTATGGGAGCTAGTACAACCATGTTCCTGTAatccattttcttcttcttcttcttcctacaaATCTGAGCTCAGGATATCAATTGATTGGGCTTCTGTACATCTTAAATCAATTA
This window contains:
- the LOC141674720 gene encoding uncharacterized protein LOC141674720, whose protein sequence is MEMIPGIPKPLEKATPTSYTDSPFHDNIALVEIPKRFTVPQMRSYDGTSDPLEHIAQFKQQMFTVPITSDLKEACMCKGFGSTLSGPSLQWVFEKTTSDLYKIVQRNKEPLRDYLTRFNREKMTIINYDVPTAIEAFRRGLERESPLYEKLTKYPYRIMDDVQGKAMAQVRLEEDIMENGEKYYQPSRKIATPRSREYKPYSRPPKDEVYVNSTRERNDWKREEHDDWRKDPNLPPTYDSYGFTITPSAMMKEFTKLGDVVKWPVKSNKPKANPDSKLSCDYHGDYGHKAYDCVAL